Genomic DNA from Paenibacillus borealis:
CTGCTGTCAGCCTGCAGCAACAATGACGGAAATACAGGCAGCACTGCTGCGGGGAATGAATCGCAGCCTCCGGCTACAATACAGCCTGCCACAGGGCAGCCGGCCTCCGCTTCGGCTCAGCCGGACAGTTCTGCCGGAGCATCTCCTGCTGCGCAGGCTACACCTGCCGTAACTCCTGCAGCTGCAGTCACAGCAACAGTTCAGCCAACCGGGGCAGCAGCTTCAGAGGAAGTACCGGTGCTGTACCATATGAACAAAAACTACGACATCATCCCGAACGATGCCGCAACAAACAAAAAGGTCGTCCTGCTGACCTTCGATGACGGGCCCAAGGATGCGGAATTAATCAATCCGCTGATGGATACGCTGGACAAGCACAAGGCCAAAGCCATTTTCTTCGTCAACGGTTACCGGGTGAAGGAGCATCCCGAGCTGCTTGAGCTGATTCATAGCCGCGGAGGCATTATCGGGAACCACAGCTGGGATCACATTGTGCTGAAGGATAAATCCGAGGTGGAAGTAAAGAAACAGATTGAAGATGTGCAGAATATTGTCAAAGAAGTCACCGGTGAGACCCCACAGTTCTTCCGTCCGCCGCACGGGGCAGGCGGTGATGTCGGCAAGAAGATTGCTGCTGACAATGGCCTGCTCTATATGACCTGGTCCGTCGGCTCGCTGGACTGGGAGATGAAGGAAAAGGATGCCAATAAAACGGACAAGCTGATTACGAATGTTACCAGCCAGCTGCATTCCGGCAGCAACATTCTGATGCACGAGCTGCCTTGGACTGTTGAGGCGCTGGATACACTGCTTACTACGCTTGAAGGCAAAGGCTATAGCGTTGTCGATCCGCGCAGTATCGAGCTGAAAATGCGTTAAGTCTATCTGAAAAATTCAAATAGTTAGAGGCTGTCTCATAAGTACATTTTCAACAAAAGAAACAGCCCATATTTGTTCAAGAAGCCGTAAAAAAACAGTAAGGCAGCGATTTTCCTGTTATTGGAGAATCGCTGCCTTGCTTTTTTGGTCCACCGTGGTTTGCTTTAACATATGATCGGCAAGCGAAAGCCAACCGACCTCAAGCGTCACATTTTCCATGCGCGAAGTAGACCGTGCCGTAAGGCTTACACAAGGGCATAGCCTTCCTCGCTTCGCCGGATAGTCCCGAGCCTGCTCCTGGTAACGCAGGTTTATAAGTGCTGATCCTGCATGCAGCGCAGTGTCAGTACATGCATCTCGGCCGGGCTGCCCCAGCGCAGCGGTAAGTGCGCAGTGCCGAAGCCACGGCTGATCAGCATCTTCAGCGGGTGTGCGGAATTCCCGTACCCGGGAATTTCGTACCTGCCGGCATTGTAGTGACGGTAAAAGTCATCGCCATGCCTGCTTCCGATAAAGGGAAGCACCACTTGCCCGCCATGTGTGTGTCCAGCCAAAATAAGATCGGCGGGCACTTCCTGCTGCCGGGACAGCCAGAGCGGATCATGCACAAGGATGATCCGCAGGAGCTCTGAATCCCCGGCTGCCACTGGCGGCAGCGCTGAATACGCCTTCTTGCCGCCAGTTCGCGGGAAATCAACACCGGTGAGGATAACCTTGGACCCGGACCGTCCGATAGTCACATTCTCATCCAGCAGCAGTCTGGCTCCGCTGCCGCGGATGATATTATCGACAAGCGAGATATTTGCCCGGTAATCATGATTGCCATGCACAGCGTAGACAGGCGCCTCCAGCGAGGCCGTCAGCTTCATATTATCCGCCAGGCGCTCTGCCGGGCTGCCCTTCTCCGTCAGATCGCCGCCCAGGAAGACTGCATCCACCTTCCCGCGCAGGGGTGCCAGCATGGCCGCGGGAAGACGGCGGCGGTGAATATCGGTAATGAACAGAATACGGAAGCCGTCAAAAGCGGCCGGCAGTCTGTCCAGCACTATTTCCTCGGCAATAATGCGTTTTTTGAAGGCTGCGGCAACCATGATTATACCCATGATGCCTGCAGCTCCCGCACATACACTCAAGAAAATCAGCAGCCGCATCACTGCCATAACTCCCGCAGCGGAGGCGCTCCCTTGATTCCCCAGAACAAAAGAAAGGCAAGCAGCATTATAAATATGACAATCAGTGAGTTAATGAACATTTTACTGAAACGGATTCGTTCGGACGGATAACTCTGCGCCCGGGAAGGCGTTGCCTCCCCCTCCTGCTGTTCTGCTTCATGCTTCGGTTTCTTCTGGGCCTGCTGTCCGGCATGGCGGACCTTCCTGGACAATATTCCAGGTGCAACTACTGGAGCATCCGGCGGTCCGGCAACTGCATCGGAAGTACTATTTCCATTTTTTTCTTTGACAGGAGACTGTCCTCCGCCCTTATACTGTTTCTGGCGGGACCTTACCCGGCTTAATTCTTCACTCATGATGTCCTCCTGTAACGAATCACCATTCCGGAGAACAAATCTATGAGGAAGTGGCACAGAATCGGGGCCCATAGACTGCCGGAATGGATATAAATGTAGCCAAGGCCGTAACTGCTGAGAAATACCCAGCCGGTTGGAATC
This window encodes:
- a CDS encoding polysaccharide deacetylase family protein, whose product is MKKVGKATTLLLLAAFLLSACSNNDGNTGSTAAGNESQPPATIQPATGQPASASAQPDSSAGASPAAQATPAVTPAAAVTATVQPTGAAASEEVPVLYHMNKNYDIIPNDAATNKKVVLLTFDDGPKDAELINPLMDTLDKHKAKAIFFVNGYRVKEHPELLELIHSRGGIIGNHSWDHIVLKDKSEVEVKKQIEDVQNIVKEVTGETPQFFRPPHGAGGDVGKKIAADNGLLYMTWSVGSLDWEMKEKDANKTDKLITNVTSQLHSGSNILMHELPWTVEALDTLLTTLEGKGYSVVDPRSIELKMR
- a CDS encoding metallophosphoesterase → MGIIMVAAAFKKRIIAEEIVLDRLPAAFDGFRILFITDIHRRRLPAAMLAPLRGKVDAVFLGGDLTEKGSPAERLADNMKLTASLEAPVYAVHGNHDYRANISLVDNIIRGSGARLLLDENVTIGRSGSKVILTGVDFPRTGGKKAYSALPPVAAGDSELLRIILVHDPLWLSRQQEVPADLILAGHTHGGQVVLPFIGSRHGDDFYRHYNAGRYEIPGYGNSAHPLKMLISRGFGTAHLPLRWGSPAEMHVLTLRCMQDQHL